Proteins from a single region of candidate division KSB1 bacterium:
- a CDS encoding PorV/PorQ family protein translates to MTSKRLAAVALVLLAAVTCTSVVLAGNKDKKGSAGALELLIPVGSRITAMGGAGSAIVTGNEAIFWNPAGLAGSPASAEATFSHLNWIFDTSIEWFAVSAKFGQVGSIGVSGKIFDFGDIHETTEFETEGTGRVITPTFVTLGLTYSRQMTDRIFFGLNAKLIHESFLRMSSNGVAFDFGVQYVSQAGLRMGLTLNNLGPMMKYAGPDLQRTVQLPHTEAGAEPLDLRIEAQSYELPSNFEISLAYPVKFGEVQQLTGLFSYRNHNASTDEWQGGLEYAFNDMLFVRGGYGWAGEDQANYIFGFSAGAGLKYKLPGGTAFVIDYAYRDVKWTDGNQWLTISVQF, encoded by the coding sequence ATGACGAGCAAGAGACTGGCTGCAGTCGCGCTGGTTTTACTCGCGGCCGTGACCTGCACCTCGGTCGTCCTTGCCGGCAACAAGGACAAGAAGGGGAGCGCAGGCGCACTGGAATTGCTCATTCCCGTGGGCTCGCGCATCACAGCCATGGGCGGAGCAGGGAGCGCGATCGTCACCGGCAACGAGGCCATCTTCTGGAACCCCGCCGGGCTTGCGGGTTCTCCCGCTTCCGCAGAGGCCACATTCTCCCACCTGAACTGGATCTTCGACACCTCGATCGAATGGTTTGCGGTGTCGGCGAAGTTCGGGCAGGTCGGCTCGATCGGCGTGAGCGGTAAGATCTTCGATTTCGGCGACATCCACGAGACCACCGAATTCGAGACCGAAGGAACGGGCCGTGTGATTACCCCAACGTTTGTCACGCTGGGTCTGACCTACTCACGGCAGATGACGGACCGTATCTTCTTCGGCTTGAATGCCAAGCTGATCCACGAGAGCTTTCTGCGCATGAGCAGCAACGGCGTGGCCTTTGACTTCGGCGTGCAGTACGTAAGCCAGGCCGGCCTCCGGATGGGATTGACCCTGAACAACCTCGGACCGATGATGAAGTACGCGGGGCCGGATCTCCAGAGGACGGTGCAGCTGCCGCACACGGAAGCCGGTGCTGAGCCTCTCGACCTACGGATTGAGGCGCAATCGTATGAGCTGCCGAGCAACTTTGAAATCAGCTTGGCCTACCCGGTGAAGTTCGGCGAGGTACAGCAGCTTACCGGCCTTTTCTCCTACCGCAACCACAACGCCTCCACGGATGAGTGGCAGGGAGGTCTGGAGTACGCCTTCAACGACATGCTGTTTGTGCGAGGAGGCTACGGCTGGGCTGGAGAGGACCAGGCCAACTACATCTTCGGCTTTTCGGCAGGCGCTGGCCTCAAGTACAAGCTGCCAGGAGGCACAGCCTTTGTGATCGATTACGCCTACCGCGATGTGAAGTGGACGGACGGTAATCAGTGGCTGACCATCTCGGTACAGTTCTGA